In Arachis hypogaea cultivar Tifrunner chromosome 2, arahy.Tifrunner.gnm2.J5K5, whole genome shotgun sequence, a genomic segment contains:
- the LOC112750567 gene encoding protein SLE2: MASKQQSRQELDERAKQGETVVPGGTGGKTLEAQEHLAEGRSKGGQTRREQLGTEGYQEMGRKGGFSTMEKSGGERVKEEGVEIDESKFATKNQNK; encoded by the exons ATGGCATCTAAGCAACAAAGCCGACAAGAGCTTGATGAAAGGGCAAAACAGGGAGAAACTGTAGTACCTGGTGGAACTGGTGGCAAGACCCTTGAGGCTCAGGAGCATCTTGCTGaag GAAGGAGTAAGGGAGGGCAAACAAGGAGGGAGCAGTTGGGAACAGAAGGGTACCAAGAGATGGGTCGCAAGGGTGGATTCAGCACTATGGAGAAATCTGGAGGAGAGCGTGTTAAAGAGGAAGGCGTTGAGATTGATGAGTCCAAGTTTGCCACCAAGAACCAAAACAAGTAG